A DNA window from Campylobacter lari contains the following coding sequences:
- a CDS encoding ribbon-helix-helix protein, CopG family has product MNKRYTLTLPLELYERLNQTAKFSKKKKAEILRNALENYLDEIEDFAPAIEALEDLKDGDSKKLDNIIKKLKC; this is encoded by the coding sequence ATGAACAAACGCTACACCTTAACTCTTCCATTAGAGCTTTATGAACGCTTAAATCAAACTGCGAAATTTTCTAAAAAGAAAAAAGCTGAAATTTTACGCAATGCTTTAGAAAATTATCTTGATGAAATAGAAGACTTTGCTCCAGCCATAGAAGCTTTAGAAGATTTAAAAGATGGAGATAGTAAAAAATTAGATAACATTATAAAAAAATTAAAATGT